In Persicobacter psychrovividus, the genomic window AAACACCATCAGTGTTAAAGCTAATGTGCTTTGTTATAAAGTATAATTTATTGAAAATGATTTTTATGATTAAGGGTTCAAATGTAAGTCTTAACATGAATTTCGTTTGTTCAAATCCATCAAAAGTGCTTATACTCCCTAAAAAATGGCTTTTGTACGTATGATTCACGTTATATATTTTACGGTTTTAAAGCTTTGATAAGTTTACGGTTGAAGAATTTTTTTTTCGATAGTGTAGATATTTTTTCTAATTTTTAAGCTTTTTGGAAGTTACCTTGGAGCGTATTATAAATTATAATTTGCGGCAGGATTGTAAGTTTTTAAACAGACTCATAGAAAGTACAATTATTTTTGAAATCCTTAACAATATGTAGATCTTACCATTAAAAATTATTATGGTCTATTTTTTGCTTTTAACATTGTAAAAAACACAAACCTCATTGTTATGATATTTAATGCAAGTATGGGTGTTGACCCAAGCCAACTGACAAAAATTCAGCGTGTTGTTCCGACTGGTGGCTTTCGAAAGTTTTGTCATAACCTTACTTTTGGCCTCAGCAGCAGAAAAGAAGAAATTGAAACTTTTACTGCGGTAGCCATTTTAGAACAACTTAAGTTGGGCTTGCAAAGGGTACAGGTGAATAATATCATTCGGTTATCTCATGATGATATTGATTTTTACCTCGACAGGGAAGGTAAAGAAGATGATTTTGATGAAGCGTTTGAAAATTATGACATGCGCATTGATCAGTCGATGGCTAAATTTTTTAAACAGCTATTTTTGGTGTTGGAGCATAGCCACGGCTCTTTTAATTATATCATTGAGGTAACCATTAACCGAACACATGATGTAGGTACTTTTCCTATTGAAGTGAAGGTGGATGGTTTTATTAAGGAATTCAAGGCGGCAAATGGGGCGACAAGTGCCCAGATGCGCAAAAGAATGGAGACTATTTTCCAGACGCAAGAGTCCTACAATCAATTTGTGGAAGGGAAACGGGTAGAGTTTGAATCTTTTGTTAAAGAGCTGAAAAGCACTTTGGCGATGTTCATTCGTGTGGATGAAATAGCCGTTTCGTTTAGTCAGAAAATGATCGTTCCTGAGGAGGAAGACGTGCCCTCTGCAGCAGGTTCATCATATCAGCATTACGATCAATACTATGGTTTTTCAGATGCATTGTTTTATGCGATGTTATGGTCGGGCATGAGCCGCAGTCATAATATTCATATTCATAATACTTATGTGGTGAATCACGATGGTTATGAAATGGGTTATCTTGATGGTGTAGAAGCGGGTGATATCGCCTTGTTTGACTATGGATTGACAACCCAAGAGCGCATGGAAGCTTTCCATGAACAGAATATGGAGCATGAGCAACACGATTTTGATGATCATGATTTTGATGGCAATGATTATGACTATTCCGATGGTGGGGACAATGATTACAGTCAATACCAGGATCAGGAGGAACAGGGCAGCTTTTTAGAGGATGATTCCTCAGATAACGAAGGCAGCTTTTTTGATTTTGGCAGCAATGATGATGCTTCGGATGACAGTGGCAGCTTTTTCGACTTCTTCAGCGACAGCAGTGATTCAGACGGCGACAGTGGTGGTGGTGGTTTGTTTGACTTTTTTGACAGCGGGAGTTCTGACGATGGTGGCAGCTTCTTTGACTTTGGTGGCGACGATAGTGACAGTGACGGCGGCGGATTTTTCGATTAATTGAACGCTCAAGAAATACTCAAAGCACGAAATGATTGGGGCTGCTTTTGTATCAGGTTCCAGCTCATTTCTTACAACTTTCTTTAAAAATAAAAAACGCGATCTGTGGTAGATCGCGCTTTTTATTCGGTGATTAGCTTACGGTGCTTTCCTTAATTTTCTTTTTGGCAATTTCTGGAAGAAGTTCGTTGCCCTCGGTAAACTTCAGATTGAATCTTAACAGGTGAATTCGCCATTTATTGTGCTCGTTCGGAGCAATTTCAAAATTGTACGTCCCAACCACTCGCCAAATATGGTCTCCTGAATCATTATACAGATAATGCGATGCAGTGGCATAACAAACCACTGTGGTGTTATTCTGCGAATGCTCAATAACGTGGTTGCCGACCTGGTGGTGAGTGTTGTCAAATCCTGGAAGGAGTTTTTTCCATTCTGTAATGATTTCCTCAGGGCGAACAGTTCCTGCAGGGCCCGCGCCCATCGAGGAGTAATCAAGCACCACTTCAGGTGCAAATTGGCGCTGCACGATAGGCCAATTACGGTCATCAACAGCGACAAAAAATCTGTTGATAAAGTTAACTATTGACTCTTTATTATTAAGAAGATCGATCATTGTTTGATATGAGTTATTTTCTCCCAATTTATGCATAAAGGAAATACAATAAAATAATAATTTGGGAAATAATAATAGTCTTTCAGTTTCCTGCCGATCACCTTATCCCTCGATTATTTTTTTGCCGACTTGGCAAAATTCACGATGTCGCCATTAAGTTCCTCTTTCACCAACTGCACCTCAATTTTTTGGCCCTTGAAATCTTCAGGCTTATCAATTAATTCTTTAAGTAAGCCCGTGGCCTTGCTGGGGTGCACAAAGAAGGAACTTTGAACATGCTCTTTTCCATTTAGTACAATTAAACTGATATCATCGGAAATCTTTTGAATTTGTTCAAAGTGCCAATCAAAGTTTCCTTGCGCTGCTACGGCATCATAGTAATTATGCTTGAGCATCCATATTGGGCGGAACTGGCCTTCGGTAAGCGATTTTGGCTTCCAGGTTTCCCACTTTGCATTTTGCAAATCCTCTTTGTGACTCGCTGTTTTTTCTTTGGCCACTCTTATAGTATCCGCCGTAATATATACCTTCCTTTCATAAAACTCTCCGCCCCTGGGCAGCTCGGGCCCACGTCTCAAACCATTTTGAGTGATCAGCAGCAACTGATTGTTTCGATCCAGATAGAATTGACTTTCCTCATGCCCATAATCTCCGGCGTTTATGCGTACCTGCATATAGGTCGGAAAGCTGTCGGAGTCATATCTTGATACTTCATATTGTGAATCTCCACCAAATGAAAATGGGTAGCTTTTGGTTTCTTTGAAGCTGTTATAATGCTGATCTGCATTGGCAGCAATTTGGTCTTCAGGGCTAAGCACCTGCTGAATGGTTTTCTCCTGAGGACTGTTACAGGAAAACAATACCACCGCACCAAGGATAATTGATAAGTATGCTTTCATTATTTTCGTAGATTAGAAGTCAAAAATAGAAACTTTATTGGTTGTGGACAAATATTGGCGGCCTTGCGCATGTTACTTTAGTTTAAAACCATAACAAATGGTGCCTGTTTGTTTTTTGCCGATTCCTGAAGCATATATCGGTGATGGGAACGGTTGCGAAACCGCTTTTTTTGTTTTAAACCTAAAATGGGGTTAAAAATTCGATTATTATACTTTATCTTAATACTGACAAAAGTCTATTTCCATTTTTATTTTAGCAATTATGAAATTTTTTATTGATACCGCCAACCTAAGTGAGATTCGCCAAGCACAAGATTTGGGTATTTTGGATGGCGTAACCACCAACCCATCTTTGATGGCCAAAGAGGGAATTGCAGGTGATGAGGCCGTTTTGGCACATTATAAAGCCATCTGTGATTTAGTGGATGACAAAGTATCTGCAGAGGTTATTTCTACAGATTATGAAGGCATGATTAAGGAAGGCGTCGCTTTAGCAGCGATTGATCCAAAGATTGTAGTGAAGATTCCTATGATCGAAGCAGGTGTAAAAGCGATCAAGTACCTTTCTGATAAGGGAATCCGAACGAACTGTACCTTGATTTTCTCTGCCACACAAGCTCTTATTGCAGCCAAAGCGGGTGCGACTTATGTATCACCTTTTATCGGCCGATTGGATGATATCGCTACGGAAGGGATGACATTGATCCGTGATATTGTTACTATTTTCAACAATTATCCATCGCTGAATACCGAGGTATTGGCCGCATCGGTACGTGGTTCTTTGCACCTTTTGGATTGTGCCAAAGCAGGAGCGCATGTTGCCACCTGTCCGTTCAAAGTTATCACCAACCTGACAAAACACCCTTTAACAGACAAAGGGCTTGCACAATTTTTGGCGGATCACGCCAAAGCACAGGAATTAATTGAAGCATAATTTTTATTGGGATCTTTTCAGGATCCCTTTTTTTAACTTTTTGATATGCAGGAAACCTTAAAAGTAGCGGAACCCGAGATTAAATCGGGCGCTACAAATTACTTTTTCATCGTCGGCATTACTTTGGTGGCCGCTTTAGGAGGTCTCTTATTTGGATATGACACTGCCGTGATATCTGGGGCCATTGGGCCACTCCGAGAGTATTTCAATTTGAGTGCCGCCGAGATGGGCTGGGCAGCAAGTAGCGCGCAGTTTGGCTGTATGTTTGGTGCGGCCATTGCGGGTTGGTGGTCTAATCGTTTTGGACGTCGGCAGGCCATGTTATTGGCCGCGGTGTTGTTTTCGATCTCTGCGGTCGGTTCTGGCCTGGCAGATAACTTTACCATGTTTTCTATTTACCGTATTGTCGGTGGGGTAGGTGTTGGTTTGGCATCTATGGTTTCGCCTTTATACATTGCTGAGATGGCACCTGCAGAAATGCGGGGGAAACTGGTGGCATGCAATCAGTTCGCCATTATTTTCGGAATGTTAGTCGTTTATTTTGTAAACTATGGTATCGCGGTACAAGGCGATGCGGTCTGGAATGTTAATATGGGTTGGCGTTATATGTTTGGTTCTGAAACCATCCCTGCACTTGCCTTTTTTATCATGTTGTTTTTTGTTCCTGAAAGCCCTCGTTGGTTAGTGATGAAAAACAGGGACGAGCAGGCGAGCCAGGTTTTGCAGAAAATTGGTGATGTATCGTTGATCAGTGCAAAAATTGCGGAGATCCGAGATTCACTGAGTGATAAAGCAGGAAAGAAAATTCGTGTCAATTACCGAAACATGAAAGTAGTGTGGGTGATTTTCGTCGGGGTTTGTATCAGTATCTTTCAGCAAATCACAGGTATTAATGTGTTTTTGTATTTTGCGCCAGAGATTTTCAAGAATATGGGTAGCGGAGCCGACTCGGCGATGTTGCAGACCATCATTGTTGGCGCGGTGAACCTGTCGTTCACGGTAGTGGCCATTTATACGGTTGATAAAGTGGGGCGTAAGCCGTTGATGCTGATTGGCGCACTCGGAATGGGGATATGTATTACCGCCATCGGTTTTGCGGCATATTTTGAGAATACCGCAGGATATTTGCTGATTTTTGTGTTGGGCTACATTGCCTGTTTTGCGGTTTCATTAGGACCTGTAACCTGGGTTTTATTGTCAGAAATTTTCCCTAACAAACTGAGGGGAACAGGTATGGCAATTGCTGTAGCGGCACAATGGATTTCTAACGCATTAGTGGCACAAACTTTCCCGATGATGATGGAAAACGAAACCCTTGATCAGCAATTCCACGGTGGATTTCCATTTTGGGTGTATGGACTGATGTGTTTCGTTACGATCGCATTCATTTACAAATGTGTTCCTGAAACCAAGGGTAAATCTTTGGAAGAGATGGAAGAACTGTGGGATTTGAAAGACTAATTCTTCAGGCTTAAACAGAAAAAAGGCTGCCAGCGATTGATGATCGAAGGCAGCCTTTTTTTATTTTAATTGATCTTAGTCAAACCAAGCATCAATGGTTTTTTTGTGCTTCTGATAGAAGTTTTTAGCACCGATTTTATCGTCTTTTTGCACATCTTTCATCAGCTCATTCAGCATCTCTTCTGAAAGGTTGAGCTTGGTAAGTACAGAAAACAATCTCGGCTTATCTTGCTTCAAACGCTTTCTTGCGATAATCGAGCAGGCATCTTTCGGGAAAACCTCTTTCGGGTCTTTCAAGAATTTCAGATCAAATTGTCCCCACATAAAGTGTGGTTTCCAGCCTGTAACCACTACAGGTTCATGTCTTAAAATGGCCTTTTCGAGGGTCGCTACCATTGCAGAACCACTGGAAGTTACCTGTTCAAAATTCAGGTTATAGGTTTTGATGGCTTTTTCCGTGTTGGCATGAATACCAGCACCACTACCAATTCCGATAATTTTTCC contains:
- a CDS encoding nuclear transport factor 2 family protein translates to MIDLLNNKESIVNFINRFFVAVDDRNWPIVQRQFAPEVVLDYSSMGAGPAGTVRPEEIITEWKKLLPGFDNTHHQVGNHVIEHSQNNTTVVCYATASHYLYNDSGDHIWRVVGTYNFEIAPNEHNKWRIHLLRFNLKFTEGNELLPEIAKKKIKESTVS
- the fsa gene encoding fructose-6-phosphate aldolase; protein product: MKFFIDTANLSEIRQAQDLGILDGVTTNPSLMAKEGIAGDEAVLAHYKAICDLVDDKVSAEVISTDYEGMIKEGVALAAIDPKIVVKIPMIEAGVKAIKYLSDKGIRTNCTLIFSATQALIAAKAGATYVSPFIGRLDDIATEGMTLIRDIVTIFNNYPSLNTEVLAASVRGSLHLLDCAKAGAHVATCPFKVITNLTKHPLTDKGLAQFLADHAKAQELIEA
- a CDS encoding sugar porter family MFS transporter, whose translation is MQETLKVAEPEIKSGATNYFFIVGITLVAALGGLLFGYDTAVISGAIGPLREYFNLSAAEMGWAASSAQFGCMFGAAIAGWWSNRFGRRQAMLLAAVLFSISAVGSGLADNFTMFSIYRIVGGVGVGLASMVSPLYIAEMAPAEMRGKLVACNQFAIIFGMLVVYFVNYGIAVQGDAVWNVNMGWRYMFGSETIPALAFFIMLFFVPESPRWLVMKNRDEQASQVLQKIGDVSLISAKIAEIRDSLSDKAGKKIRVNYRNMKVVWVIFVGVCISIFQQITGINVFLYFAPEIFKNMGSGADSAMLQTIIVGAVNLSFTVVAIYTVDKVGRKPLMLIGALGMGICITAIGFAAYFENTAGYLLIFVLGYIACFAVSLGPVTWVLLSEIFPNKLRGTGMAIAVAAQWISNALVAQTFPMMMENETLDQQFHGGFPFWVYGLMCFVTIAFIYKCVPETKGKSLEEMEELWDLKD
- a CDS encoding glycine betaine ABC transporter substrate-binding protein: MKFILNKSISLLLVVCMTVCMISCSGSRPIDPNKATILYPNWAEGIAMTFLAEVALKAHGFEVALISLEPGLIYGDLSKKHPTGDFMLDAWLPHTQSDYWKVYGDKIDIVGNAFDDGSTGLVVPSYVDINSIEELNAHRDEFKGKIIGIGSGAGIHANTEKAIKTYNLNFEQVTSSGSAMVATLEKAILRHEPVVVTGWKPHFMWGQFDLKFLKDPKEVFPKDACSIIARKRLKQDKPRLFSVLTKLNLSEEMLNELMKDVQKDDKIGAKNFYQKHKKTIDAWFD